Proteins encoded in a region of the Chelonoidis abingdonii isolate Lonesome George chromosome 2, CheloAbing_2.0, whole genome shotgun sequence genome:
- the GHRHR gene encoding growth hormone-releasing hormone receptor isoform X6, which translates to MRSSSGLVRRNCTVNGWSDPYPSYHIACPVNDEIPVEEQSYFSTVKIIYTVGYSISISSLALAVTVLIAFRRLRCPRNYIHIQLFLTFILKTIAIFIKDAVLFQKDDIDHCSFSTTECKITVAFCHYFMMTNFMWLLVEALYLNCLLLSSFPHGRRYFWWLVLFGWGFPTFFTVVWILAKLYFEDTACWDINQGSPYWWLIKGPIIISVGVNFILFINIIRILLKKLDPRQINFNNSCQYRRLSKSTLLLIPLFGTHYIVFNFLPEYTNLGVRLYLELCIGSFQGFIVAVLYCFLNQEVQAEIGRRWHGKSYGLMPVWRKRTRWTMPSSSGIKMTTSVC; encoded by the exons GTTTGGTAAGAAGAAACTGTACAGTGAATGGCTGGTCTGATCCATATCCCTCCTATCACATTGCCTGTCCAGTGAACGATGAGATTCCAGTTGAGGAA CAGTCCTATTTTTCTACTGTAAAGATCATCTACACTGTGGGGTACAGCATTTCCATCTCCTCCCTCGCCCTGGCTGTCACTGTTCTTATTGCATTCAG GAGACTCCGCTGCCCCAGAAATTATATCCACATCCAGCTCTTTCTCACCTTCATCTTGAAAACTATTGCCATTTTCATTAAGGATGCGGTCCTCTTCCAGAAGGACGATATTGACCATTGCAGCTTCTCTACA ACTGAATGCAAGATAACAGTGGCTTTCTGTCACTATTTTATGATGACTAATTTCATGTGGCTGCTGGTAGAGGCGCTTTACCTGAACTGTCTGCTCTTATCATCCTTTCCTCATGGAAGACGCTATTTTTGGTGGCTTGTTCTGTTTGGATGGG GTTTCCCAACATTTTTCACCGTAGTGTGGATATTAGCAAAGCTATATTTTGAAGACACCGC ATGCTGGGATATTAACCAGGGCTCGCCTTACTGGTGGCTAATCAAAGGACCTATCATCATTTCTGTTGGG gTCAACTTTATCCTTTTTATAAACATCATCAGAATCTTGCTGAAAAAGCTGGACCCAAGACAAATCAACTTCAATAATTCATGCCAGTACAG ACGTCTCTCAAAATCTACGCTGCTTCTCATTCCGTTATTTGGGACACATTACATTGTCTTCAACTTCCTCCCTGAATACACCAACCTGGGAGTCCGGCTTTATTTAGAGCTCTGCATTGGATCTTTCCAG GGGTTTATTGTAGCCGTTCTGTACTGTTTCCTTAATCAAGAG GTGCAAGCGGAAATTGGCCGAAGATGGCATGGGAAGAGCTATGGACTTATGCCAGTGTGGAGAAAGAGGACTAGGTGGACCATGCCATCTAGTTCTGGGATAAAAATGACTACCTCTGTGTGTTAG